A genomic window from Triticum urartu cultivar G1812 chromosome 7, Tu2.1, whole genome shotgun sequence includes:
- the LOC125525463 gene encoding uncharacterized protein LOC125525463, with translation MIFLASSSPCDAKLHPFVYNLTSSYTDQRNEVTMVFTSAVMFILATLFFTLNLFSRLSVLSAILNPSVRLFLSTSLSLFLPVMSYLFSEAKNEGSALAAISPNSSSYSQLGTELSLRARTILMWMLLVELLRKKVEAILVNAGVQWHSGTIDRASRIAWLGYLVFYNLSSTGKKAIYGTLWVLAAAKLLQRVSINELLKRSFAYGKNAELLSSYMAQMLQEKDQQAGNGNVQDEGAELLKKCKYAVMGEEELEMKPGPEGYCLELKKPSTVDTDTNTDSTIITVGDIWRLAEKDKDGVLQEDPSLKRLCLSFALYKLLRRRFEDLPITQEETSNCHSLIFRGLREELLQGTEVVLSTQRFDEERKEELKGMVVAVAVFEVFDEEIQFLCEYYHSVVPVVLSNPFFFLANYILFPIVVWAFCLLTFILCGNGDVRYAYHSIITDNYLISIGMMKIVGCLLGRIIQSPEALFTTVDLAITMLLLLTFLYEEVWEFLVFILSNWLMVSLVCEYTTKSRWRDSRILSGLIRRILWVRSKISRRNLCFNQFSMIGFGGLSPMMLPKKAVPMEVKKSIMKYLVAQINDGHAHAAPLSNGWSTLQSEKHRQSQYRSQLSLACESKSVTEVILIWHIATSLLDRNFPLQNKTSMGAHRKVAVTLSGYCAYLVASYPELLPDNKDGTTHVYKEMQEQLKNALGGCWRYHLSLPGTRYDKLVEISKEQEETTMVQMGAKLGDLLMKMAQKQEDVWGLLADLWTELMVYVAPSGGELHVKAHKEALAQGGEFITVLWALCTHTGITRPAIAPWEAQRHHALEP, from the coding sequence ATGATCTTCCTCGCCAGTAGCTCACCCTGTGATGCAAAGCTACACCCATTTGTATACAACCTCACCTCCTCTTACACAGACCAAAGAAATGAGGTCACCATGGTGTTCACCTCGGCTGTCATGTTCATCCTTGCCACCCTCTTCTTTACGCTCAATCTCTTCAGCCGCTTGTCCGTCCTGAGCGCCATCCTCAACCCCAGCGTTCGTCTGTTCCTCTCCACCTCATTGTCCCTCTTCCTGCCGGTCATGTCCTACCTCTTCTCCGAGGCCAAGAACGAAGGTTCTGCTTTGGCTGCTATAAGTCCCAATAGCTCCAGCTACAGCCAGCTCGGTACCGAGCTGTCGCTACGGGCTCGGACAATCCTCATGTGGATGCTTCTCGTGGAGCTCCTCCGAAAGAAAGTGGAGGCCATCTTGGTCAACGCGGGCGTGCAATGGCACTCCGGCACCATTGATCGCGCTTCCCGCATTGCTTGGCTGGGTTACCTCGTTTTCTACAACCTCAGCAGCACCGGCAAGAAAGCAATCTATGGCACCTTATGGGTCCTCGCTGCTGCCAAGCTGCTGCAGAGGGTCTCCATCAATGAGCTGCTCAAGCGTTCTTTCGCCTATGGCAAGAACGCTGAGCTGCTCAGCTCGTACATGGCCCAGATGCTACAAGAGAAAGATCAGCAAGCCGGCAACGGCAATGTCCAGGATGAGGGAGCAGAGTTATTGAAGAAGTGCAAGTACGCCGTGATGGGAGAAGAGGAGTTGGAGATGAAGCCTGGCCCGGAGGGCTACTGTCTTGAGCTGAAGAAGCCCAGTACTGTTGACACGGACACTAACACCGACTCCACCATCATCACCGTTGGTGATATTTGGAGGCTCGCAGAGAAGGACAAGGACGGAGTCCTCCAAGAAGACCCAAGTCTTAAAAGGCTATGCCTCTCGTTCGCCCTCTATAAGCTGCTGCGCCGGAGGTTCGAGGACCTCCCCATCACCCAAGAGGAAACCTCCAATTGCCACAGTCTCATCTTTAGAGGCCTTCGCGAAGAGCTGCTGCAAGGCACTGAGGTTGTATTGTCAACCCAAAGGTTCGACGAGGAGCGTAAGGAGGAACTGAAAGGCATGGTGGTCGCAGTTGCAGTGTTCGAAGTGTTCGACGAGGAGATCCAATTCCTCTGCGAATACTACCACTCTGTTGTGCCCGTTGTGCTCTCCaaccccttcttcttccttgcaaaCTACATCCTGTTTCCCATCGTAGTATGGGCCTTCTGCCTCCTGACGTTCATCCTCTGCGGCAACGGGGACGTGCGCTACGCGtaccatagcatcatcactgacaactaCCTCATATCGATCGGCATGATGAAAATAGTAGGATGCCTCCTAGGAAGAATTATCCAGTCACCGGAGGCGCTCTTCACAACCGTCGATCTGGCCATCACTATGCTGCTCTTGCTCACCTTCCTCTACGAGGAAGTATGGGAGTTCCTCGTCTTCATCCTCTCCAACTGGCTCATGGTGTCACTTGTTTGTGAGTATACTACCAAGAGCCGTTGGCGTGACAGCCGCATCTTAAGCGGCCTCATCCGTCGTATCCTATGGGTACGGAGTAAGATAAGCCGTCGCAACCTTTGCTTTAACCAATTCTCCATGATTGGGTTCGGCGGCCTATCACCCATGATGCTGCCTAAGAAGGCAGTGCCCATGGAAGTGAAGAAGTCCATCATGAAATACCTTGTGGCTCAAATCAATGATGGCCACGCCCACGCTGCACCTCTCAGCAACGGCTGGTCCACGCTGCAGTCGGAGAAGCACAGACAAAGCCAGTATAGATCGCAGCTCTCATTGGCATGCGAGAGCAAGAGCGTCACCGAGGTTATCCTCATCTGGCACATTGCTACCAGCCTATTGGACAGGAATTTCCCGCTGCAGAACAAGACCTCGATGGGAGCTCATCGCAAGGTGGCAGTCACGCTATCCGGGTACTGCGCTTACTTGGTGGCCTCGTATCCAGAGCTGCTTCCAGACAATAAGGACGGGACAACCCACGTGTACAAGGAGATGCAAGAGCAGTTGAAGAATGCGCTGGGAGGGTGTTGGAGGTACCACCTGTCCTTGCCAGGCACCAGGTATGACAAGCTGGTTGAGATCTCAAAAGAGCAGGAGGAGACAACGATGGTGCAGATGGGAGCAAAGTTGGGGGATTTGCTGATGAAGATGGCACAGAAGCAGGAGGATGTGTGGGGGCTACTGGCCGACCTTTGGACGGAGCTCATGGTGTATGTGGCTCCATCTGGTGGAGAGCTGCACGTGAAGGCACACAAGGAAGCGCTGGCACAAGGGGGCGAGTTCATCACCGTGCTCTGGGCGCTGTGCACGCATACCGGCATAACCAGGCCAGCCATTGCACCTTGGGAGGCACAGCGCCATCATGCGCTTGAACCATAG